From a single Columba livia isolate bColLiv1 breed racing homer chromosome 15, bColLiv1.pat.W.v2, whole genome shotgun sequence genomic region:
- the POLR3K gene encoding DNA-directed RNA polymerase III subunit RPC10, whose amino-acid sequence MLLFCPACGNVLVAEEGPRCHRFACTTCPYVRNVTRKVTSRKYPRLKEVDDVLGGAAAWENVDSTAEPCPKCEHPRAYFMQIQTRSADEPMTTFYKCCNAQCGHRWRD is encoded by the exons ATGCTGCTGTTCTGCCCGGCCTGCGGTAACGTGCTGGTGGCCGAGGAGGGGCCGCGCTGCCACCGCTTCGCCTGCACCACCTGCCCCTACGTGCGCAACGTGACGCGGAAG GTGACGAGCAGGAAGTACCCGCGGCTCAAGGAGGTGGACGATGTGCTGGGCGGCGCGGCGGCCTGGGAGAACGTGGACTCCACCGCAG AGCCGTGCCCCAAGTGCGAGCACCCCCGCGCGTACTTCATGCAGATCCAGACGCGCTCGGCCGACGAGCCCATGACCACGTTCTACAAGTGCTGCAACGCGCAGTGCGGGCACCGCTGGCGGGACTGA
- the SNRNP25 gene encoding U11/U12 small nuclear ribonucleoprotein 25 kDa protein, whose product MAAEPEEELAHAEVLELFQAALARLVQDPLLCDLPPQVTAEEIGSQVALEYGQAMTVRVCKADGEIVPVVVVQNASVLDLKKALRRHVQLRQARQGGVQHLSWKYIWRTYHLTYAGEKLADDRKKLREYGIRNRDEVSFIKKLRK is encoded by the exons ATGGCGGCGGAGCCCGAGGAGGAGCTGGCGCACGCCGAGGTGCTGGAGCTGTTCCAGGCGGCGCTGGCGCGGCTGGTGCAGGACCCGCTGCTCTGCGACCTCCCGCCGCAg GTGACGGCGGAGGAGATCGGCTCGCAGGTGGCGCTGGAGTACGGGCAGGCCATGACCGTGCGCGTCTGCAAGGCGGACGGCGAGATCGTGC CCGTGGTGGTGGTGCAGAACGCCTCGGTGCTGGACCTGAAGAAGGCGCTGCGGCGGCACGTCCAGCTGCGGCAGGCCCGGCAGGGCGGCGTGCAGCACCTCAGCTG GAAGTACATATGGAGGACGTACCACTTAACCTACGCTGGAGAGAAGCTGGCAGATGACAGAAAGAAGCTGAGAGA GTACGGCATCAGAAACCGGGATGAGGTCAGCTTCATAAAGAAACTTCGGAAGTAA